A region of the Sarcophilus harrisii chromosome 3, mSarHar1.11, whole genome shotgun sequence genome:
GGCCCCTCCGTTTGCCAGGGGAAGCTTGGTGGCTTCCCGCAGACCGAGCCGGGAAGTCCCGCTCAGGCCCTTTGGGTAAGTTCTTCACAAGAATATCCAGACCCAGAAAGGCTTTGTCCAGCCTGGAGCTGAAGATCAGTGACCCTCCAGGGCAGCACCATGTCTGATGTAGAAAGACCCCTCTGAGGTCTCTGGTCCCCCTGGGGTCTTTAAACGGAAGCATGAATGTAGGATCCCATGGTTCCGTGACCCTGTCCCACATTGGTCTTAGTGGTAACGGTGGGGAGGAAGCCCGGCCAGAGACCCCTGTGGGGGACGGAAAGCAGGACTTCACAGCCCACTGTGGCTCCCTGCTGCTGCTGGCCAGCCCTCGGGCAGTGATCTCGGGGAGCACTGAGTCCGTGTGATGGCTCCGCCCGTGAGGGGGGCCAGCCGTTCCCTGTGCCCCCAGGAGCCACTCCAGTGGCCTTGGGGCCTGGAGGGAGAAGAGTTTCCAACCCCGGGGCCTCACGGTGAGGGGCGCTCTGGGCCAGAGGCCTTCCTCCGGGCGGAGCCGCCCCTCTGCCCTTGGGGGCTTCTTGCCATGGGGCCTCCTCCGAGGTCCGGGAGGGTCTCCTGGGCGACCGATCCCTGCTTTTCCGGCCTAGGTTCAACGCCTTCCATCCGGACACTAAGAAGCCGATGCACAGAGAATGTGGGTTCATTCGCCTCAAGCCTGATTCCAACAAGGTGGCCTTTGTCAGCGCCCAGAACACAGGTAGGGGCCTCCGCCCGGCTGGGGTTCCTGGGGCTCCCGCTCACACCTGTGCTGTGCCCTTGCTAGAGTATGAGGTCAGAAAGCCACAGGTTCAGAATTGGGGCCTCCGGGAAGCTGCTTTTGGGAATCGCTTCCACTCCCCCAGCGTTTGGGGGGCTTGCAGAGACGTCGGCCCTCAAGGCCGTGGCTTCAGCCAGCCGTGGGCTCTGGGATCGTCTGGCTTTCTGCTGGGATTTAGGGTGACCGTGTCTACAGGCTGCTGTAGGGGAGTACTGGGGGGGCGTTCGGGGTCCCGCCTCTGTCACCATCTCCGAGTTCTGCTCATGGCAGAAAGCTTCTTTtgggggcagctgtgatcctttATCCAGTCACCCCGAACGCTCGGGCTGGCCACGTCACGGACAAGACCTCCCTCAGACCCCCTGGACCCTGTTCTTGGGGAATCCCATGACCCGGAGTTTCAGACTCGGGAGGGGAGGGAACAAGCCCCAACTGGCGGCCATGTGGGCCTGGGGCAGATGGCTGGACAGAGTCTCGAACCTTCTCGAACTCCTGCCTGGCAGGACACTCATGGGGGAAACACCAGGGGACTTCAGAGCCCAGCAAGGAGGAGCAGGTGGGATGTCGGGGCTTGGCAGCCCCCATGGCCTAGGACCGAGTGCTCGGGTCAGAATTCATTGGGACTCTGGGTGACTGACCTGGCTTCCCCACAGCTGAGACAGAGACCCCGGCACTCCAGGATCCCCGGGTAAAGCCGAACCCTCTGCTCTTTCAGGTATCGTCGAGGTGGAAGAAGGGGAAGTGAACGGGCAGGAGCTGTGCATCGCCTCTCACTCGATCGCTCGGATCTCCTTTGCCGCGGAGCCCCGTGTGGAGCAGGTGAGAGCCTGGGGCCGGCCCGTGCCCTCCTCCCCCGCCCCAGGCCGGGGGTCCCACATCCTTCCTCTTCTGGTTCTCCCACCAGTTCTGTCCCCAGAGGCGCCGTGTGGCCGACTGGGACCCGGAAATGAGACTCCTGATGTGTCCGGCCGGGACTGGGCTGATCCCGGCCCTTGGCGGGCAACCTTTGCCTCCTGCTGCTTTTCTCTTTGGGGCTGTTCTCCTTGAAACCCTGTGTGGGCGGAGCTAACGGGGCCCCCCGCGTCCCTGGGCAGAGGGGCCGTCTCTGACTCTGAGCAGCTCCTCGCTTGGTGCCTCGGTCAGCCCCGGCAGCCGAGGGGGAAGGGCTCCTGGTCGAGGACAGGGCCCCGGCTTGGGGCCTTCCAGAAGCCAGGGTCACTCCCCAGGGGCAGCAGGAGCCGGTGAGCCCCAGGTTCTTGGCtgtgagggaggggggagggaaggcccCAGAACCCCGATGTCCTTCAGGGCGCAGTTTGTGTTGGTGATAGTGAGCGAGGGGATGGCTTTgagaagcttttatttttaagagaattCCTCCATCGCAAATGGGGGGAAGTTAGGGATTCTGTGTGGGGGGCCCTGGGGGCACCCCCGTTGGTCACTCCTGCTCTTGCTTTGTCTCCGgcatctccctctctcctctctcaggGAGCCGCCCTTGGGAGCAGCAGCTCTGCCAAGCCGGGCCCCTTTTCTCCAGCCACTGGGGTGGGACACTCTCAGAGGTTTCTGAGATTTCTGAGATGACAGGAAGGGTCGGGGCCCTGCCTCCCCTCGCAGTAGCCAAGTCCCGGCTCTGGTGGCTCCTTCCCAGTGACTCGGACAAGCTAAGCATTCGGGGGGGGGGGAGTCTGGCGGGGCCAGCCCATGGCCAAGGCCATTCTTCCCCCCCAGGCCCTGGGGGGATGAGCCGGTGGGGAAGCACAGGGAAGTCACCTGCAGAAGCTGCGGGAGCTGGGGGGGCTGTAGGATGGGGGCCGGGGGGATAGAGCTCCCTGGGCCATCTTGGGTAGACTGCGAGGGCCTCAAGAGCAGAGACCATCTTGTGCTGGCCTCTTGGCCAGTGCATCCCCCACTGTGGGTCCCCTTTACCCCTCCCCATCagtcccctctctccccctcactGGTTTCCtgtggccccccccccccacctggtGTTGGTCCCCTCTGGGCCCCCACCTGCTGGGGCTCAGCCCGCCCACACCCGTCCGCGCTCCCACATAGCTCCTGCCTGGCCCCAGCTGGTCTGGAgagcttccctccccccccaatctTCCTTCACGGAGACCTCTCGGGGGCATTTGCTTCAGAGAACTTGTGGATCCGAAGCTGGTTGGGAGGCTTTATGGTGGGCttttgtccctcccttccccaggCCCGGGCTGGCCACTGAAAGACCGAGGCCCACAGTGTCCCCACATACTGGTTTTCTCATATTGGAGAATTTATCTGGAGATGAGCTTCCTTTTCCCTCCCGAGTCATTAGTTGTCCGCGGGTTCCCCTGCTCTCGTTCCCTGTATCTGGTGAGCAGAGCGGTCAGTCCCCTGAGAAGCAGCTGTCCGTGGAGCCGAGGCCCCACCCAGCAGGAGTCCCCCTGCCCGCCCGGGGAGACCCTCTGAGCCTGCCTGCCACTGCCCACCTCAGCACGGTGACTCGCCAGGCATTCCAGCCTCTGCCATTCCCGCACCGAGCAGGTCGAGGGGACAATGGGCAAAGCTCTCGTGCTTTGTGACTCAGTCGGCCCCGCATCCCGTGCccaaagctaaatttgaacttgggctttcctgactccaggggtagtaggtggtgcagtggttagagcacagGATATGGGGACAGTGAGACTCCCCTGAGTTCCAATGTGGCCACATGCACGTCCTAGTCGTGCGACCCCCTTCACCTTGtgaagtcacttcaccctgcctgcctcagtttcctcatctgtagaatgagctggaaaaggaaatgtctgaCCGCTCCAGGATCTGTGCCAAGGAAGCCCCACGGGTCCTGAAGGCGCAGCACTCCATCCCCGAGCCACCGCTGcctccagcatctttgtcagGCTGGCTTTGCCAGAGGGTTTGCCTCCTGGGGTTGCTGGCTCTCCTCGCCTCACAGAGAGGAAGCCTCCGGAGGCTAAACTTCCTGAAGATGTGAGCGGCCCCCCAGCCAGGGACTGATCCCTGTTGGGCAGCCGGGTGCGGGGATGCTGCTGTGGGCAGGGGAAGTCTAGTGGGTCTTGGGCCCGAGGGCCCAGGCTGCCTTGTGGAGGAGAAACAGGCTGGGCCTGGGGCTGTCCCAGTCAGCAGTGGGGTGGCCCCGGTTCTGGGTCCCAGCAGCACGCCCCAGCACAAGCACACTTGTAAGTGTCCAGTAGCGTttccggggggtggggggggtgcaTTTTCCTTACATCAACACtgagccggggggggggggctgccctTCGACAGAGAAACGCACCCAGATTCCAGGGGGCCTCTATTTGTGGTACCCTAGCTGCGCCCCTAAGGCCCGCCCCATTGTAGGGATGGAAGGGATAAGCATTTCTCCATTGGGCGCCTTCTCCCTTTACAAGTATGGGCTCATCTTTCTCACCTGCACAGGAGAGCCCGTGTCCGGGGCATCCCCCCACCCGGCACTCCGCTCCCTCTCTGGGCTTCTCCCCGACCCCCTCTGGGGcccatttctttccccctttGCATAAAGGTCAGAGAAGGACCCACAAGAGAGCTCCATGGCACCAGTCAGTGTCATTCGCTTGCTCTGTGTGGACTTGCAGCCTCCTGCTGTGGACCCTGGTGTCGGCAGGGCAGAAAGGCAGAGAGGGCTCTCTTCTCCCCGTCCCTCTCCCCCTTAACTGGGGCCCTTGGCTCTGTTCAAGGTGGGGATCACATATTCCAGAGGGTTTGCGAATGATGCATTGGAGAGAAATGTAGCCCAGTCATTGAAGCTGAGGGAGCTTCCGAAGTCTGTGAGCCGGGGGTCAGGGCCCTGAGAACAGAACCGAGGCTCTCATTTTTGGGTCCGgattcttctctccttccccttcccctgagTCAAAAAGAGCGAATGTGCAAAACCCATCCTGGCTCTGCCGGCACTAGGGGGTGATGTCTGGCCCAAAACCTCCTCAACTTGCCTCGTCTCTgagttaaacttttttttttttttttaaagtttatctcatcttgtttttctcttgCTTTGAAAAGtttggcccttttttttttttttgccctccaGAGGCAAGTTACAAGACATTGTTCCATTGCGGTGTCCAGCTGGCTCTTGGTAGTGACGGGGATGTCAGTGAGCCCTCAAGGCCTCTGGGCAGAGAGGAGGTTGGGGCTGGAATCGGGGGCTCCTGCCCCGTGGGCGCTGGTTGGGGAGGGGGTTGTGATCTTCAAGGGATGGGTGCTCCTACTACAGATGATTTGTTCCAAGGGTGTTTAAAAAgaggtttttaaagaaaaaaagggggaaaaggaaaagtagaatttgGAAAGTGACTGTCCCAATATAGAGGTATCCCATCATCCCTCTGTGCCCTGAAAGGAGCTGGCTAGGACTGGGtcataaagacaaaaaggaattGAGTTTCCTGTTAGAGGACAGTTGGTCCATCACTTAGTCATCTATTAGATCATAGGAATTAAAGctggagggggaaaggggaggctCAAAAGTTCCTGTGACTCCACCTGCCAGAGGGCCCAGCCGAGGTCACACAGCCATAGCAAGGAACGGCTTTGGAGCAGGTCAGAAAGTCCGCCTGTGGCCATTACCCCACGCCTGGGCACTGAAGGACACCCTGTGACAGCCTGCAGGTCAGGACCCTCTGGGAACCAGCGCTCGGCAGGCAGCTCCTGGGACGGGTCTGGGCTTGATGGCTTTCCGGGGCAGCCCGGGACCTGCCAGAGCCCAGCTCCACCACGAGGTGCCTCGGTCACTCGGGGGAGTCTGTACAGCCAGCCCGGTTCTCCCCAGTCGCCGAGAAGGCAGAGAAGCATCGGGCGCCGTGTACACAGGGCCCCAGGGAAGAACACACACTCTGTCCTCACAAGAGCGGGACTTGAGTGTGTAAAGGGAGGCCCAGAAATGGCCCCGGGCACTGGCTCTGTAACTTTGAGGAGCCCACGTGGAGGGAAGGCCCGAGCCCTGACCCCGTTTGGGAAACTTTTTTACTTTCCCTGCAGTTTTCTGTGTTCCAGAGTGATCCCTGGCATGTTAAATATGAGGCCTCCCCCCCTAAAAAGGCTGAGATCGCAGGGAGCGCTGGGGCTCCCACTGCCTCTCCCACAGTCGGGGCAAAGGTGACGAGCAACAGAAACCAGCTGTGCCGGGACGGAGGGAACAGAGTCTGCTCTGAATCAAGTTCAAGGCCAGGGCTGGGTGTTTGGCGTCTGTGCCAGCTGACCTCGtgcctctgcccccccccccccgaggtcCGCCCCTCCCCCCACCGCTGTCCCACTGGGGCCGAGAGACCTGTACAGCCCCCCCCCAAAGTGTAGGAGCTTCTGTCTTTGCAGAAGGAAAGACGAAAATGGGAAAGAGCGGTTGGTTTGGGGGCTGTGATTGGGGAGAAGAGGCTGGCCCGAACCTTCCAGACTCAGAGACCGTATGGGGAGAGGTGATAGAACTCCGGAAGGCTCAGGACACCGGGCGGGCTTCCGGATCTGGGAAGACGTCCTGGCGGATTTTCCCAAGAAAGAGAAGCTCTTCTCTCTTGGGTCGGGCCGGGGATTCGCGGCTCCAGCTGGAGCGCGGCAGCTGGGTGTGGGGTGAAAGGTGCCGGTTTCCCCAGGAGCCCATTAAACatgggcgggggaggggaggcgggAGAACGGGAGAGAGGCTGCCTGGGAGGCTTGGTCCTTCCCAGCCCGGAGGGTGCCCGGGAGAAGGGGCGGCCCCGGCAGAGCCGCCAGGTGGGGCTGGTGCCGCGGAAGAGGGGACGGCCCTGGCGCCCACAGAGGGCCGCCAGGTGGGGCTGGTGCCGGTAGGACTAGGGCCCGCCCCCAAGTGATGagacttttctttcctcttcagatCATGCGGACGTTCCGCCTGAACGCCGAAGGCCGGCTGGAGCAGACGGTCTCCATGGCAACCACCACCCAGCCAATGACTCAGCATCTTCACATCACCTACAAGAAAGTGACCCCGTAAGGGGGCGGGGCGGCTCGGGAAAGCGAGGCGGGACCACGCCCACTCCGGGGGTGGGGCGGGCGCGTCCCGGGGCCCCCAGATGTGCCCCAGCTAGCCCCAACGTGGCAAAGAAACCAAATAAAACCCCTTTATTTTTACGGCTGCGGTTTTGAACGTTCTCACGTGTCCTTTGTATGTTTgtggggcccgggggggggggggggggtgcggcgcggggcggggggagggggcggcgcGAGGCAAAGCGAGGCGATGGCGCGGAGGCGGGAAGAGCCCGAGCCGGCAGGCGGGGAGATCTTGATTCTTTGACTCGAACCCGCAGCGCGGGCCCGGGGCGGACTTAATCAACGCTGCGTCGCTAAGCCGGACTTCTTTCTTTGGTCTAGAGGGAAAACCCTGGCGGAAGGTGCGGGAATGGCGGGAGTTAGAAGCGGCTCGTTCCCACCACGTGCTTCCTGCCGGGCTTGGAGGGCGCCAGATTCTGGGGGCCCGGAGAAGCTTAGAAGCGCCTTGTGCCCGCCCCTCCCCCTCAGCTCCCAACGCCGCTCTCTCCGTTTTCCCTTTGGACGCGCAGCTTACAACTTACTCGGTGTTTTTTCCGTCCCCTGAGTTCTCCTccatctccccctccctcccttacaACAAGAGGAAAACCTGCTTGGAAGAAGAAGCGCGTTTCCGCCAGTGACGGATGCTTTTTAACCCGCCTTCGCGGGGTTTCCCACCTGGGCCCCCCATACCCAGGAGGAGGCGGCGGGAGGGGaagcccaccccctcccccatccgGCCCCAGACTCGGGCGCGCACTTAGCGAGTGGCCGTATGTGCCGGCGTTGGGCCCGAACAGCCCGGCCTGAAGCGGGCCCGGACTGACACGCGGCCCAGACTACGCGGCCCGGCCTGACACGCGGCCCAGACTACGCGGCCCCAGACTGACACGCGTCCCAGACTACGCGGCCCGGCCTGACACGCGGCCCAGACTACGCGGCCCCAGACTGACACGCGTCCCAGACTACGCGGCCCGGACTGACACGCGGCCCAGACTACGCGGCCCGGCCTGACGCGGGCCCGGACTGACACGTGGCCCAGACTACGCGGCCCCAGACTGACACGCGGCCCAGACTACGCGGCCCGGCCTGACGCGGCCCCAGACTGACACGCGGCCCAGACTACGTGGCCCAGCCTGACACGCGGCCCGGCCTGATGCGGCCCCGGCTCCAGGACCTGCTTCCCCACGGAGCGCTGGGGCCGGGAGTCCGGCCCGAAAGGAGGAGGCCTTGCCTGGAAGACACCCAACCCGGGCAGCGGCAGCGTGTGCGGCCGCTCCGTGGCCTCCCCGCCGGACTTGGGCCGGCCAGAGACGCTCCTGGGGCCGCAAAGTCAGAGGAAGAAGCCCCGGGGAAGCCGCCTAACAGTGAAATCCCCGGGCTGGGGAGCGGGGGGAGATGGATGGGGAACTTAGCGGGCCTGGGCCCCGCTGGGCCTTTCACGCGTCAAATGGGCCGGGCGGGGGCTCCCTGCACCCCAGATTAAAGTGGTTCCATCCGATTCTGACGTCCTGATGTTTGCTTTTTATAGACAGcggcattttaaaataaagcttttattttcaaactatacAGAGACAGTTGTCAGCATCCGCCCTCAGGAAACCTTGAGTCCCGAatcttcctcccccctttctcccgcctctcccctggatggcaggtaacCCAGTGTAGCTTAGTCATGGGCAATTCTTCTGTACAAGTTTCCACAATTAtctcgctgcacaagaaaacaaaaagcaaacaataaaagtgAGAAAGGTTGTGACCACCTCGTTCCCCAGAGTCCTCCCCGCTGCAGGGGGCTCTCCCCATCCCGGGTCTGTTAcaactgccctgaatcacctcgttgttaAAAGGAGCCACGTCCACCAGAACTGCTCTTCCCGTGATCTTGCTGTCACCGCGGGTACCGATCCGGGTTCTGTCACTTCCCTCAGCAGCGGTTCCTGCGAGTCTCCCCAAGCCTGCCCGAAATCCTCCTGCTGCCCCTTCTTACGCAACAACAACATCCCTGAACAGTCTGTCCTGTCCCGCCTTCAGCCGTTCTCCAGCCGAGGGCACCCCTCGGGTCCTTGTCATTGGGATTTTCTGAGCCAACAGGCGACCCACGGGGGTCCTTCTGCATGATCTCTCCTTGAGCTTTAGTGTCCTGGGACTAAACGGCCTCTAACTTCGTCCAGCTCTAGGCCCGATCTCGGCAGGTCTCGGGGAAGAAGGGATGAGGGGGAATCCGAAACCACCGTCGCATGAGATCTAACCCGCAGAGCGTCCCAGAGGTTGAGGTTTAATAGCTCAAAGTGAACTGAGACCTTGGGGAAACCTTCTATTTATAAATCCAGAAATAGCGATAACTCGGCCACAAAGGGGACGGTGGGATTCGATGGCTTCTGAAAACAAAGATGAACCAAAAATTAATCTATCCACCGGGAGAAGGACATGGAGGAGGCTGCAAAGCACAGCCTGAGGTTTAGAATAGGGGATACGCCACTAAATAAAAGTGAGATCAATGGAAAAGGACCCTGATAACGGCCTTGGAGCCAGACAGGGAGAGACCTGAGAGGGAAGCGGATTTCAGTAGAATACACACACTACTAGGAACATaatctgaatatttaaaaatatcagtctgaatatttttttaagtgatcCAGGGCACAGGGGTGGTAGGGGTTTGCCCAAAAAATAATAACCTTTTcgtcattatttcttatatctacatagagctttttttttttgaggcccAATGAtgcataataaagtaaaaaaattaataataaaaaaatgaattattgggAAGCGGGATGATCTCGTGGGAAAAGATACATTTGACATCCAGAAGAGAGGAATTCAGACTCTGCTTAGCTATATGGAAAATTGTCAAGTCTCTCTGAacctccgtttcctcatttgttaaatggggataataataccttatCTCTCAAGTTTTTTTTAGTAAAGACCAAAAGAGACCATATGGGTAAAGTACTTCGAACATGACCTAACCCTGAGTGTTAGGAAGAAACTTGGAACCCACAGCATTAGATTTTCAGTGAGAAACAAAAATGGCCTAATCTACCTTACTTTCAAGGGGTCACAATATCACCCATATTGCTTTTCTATTACTTCCAGTTTCTATGGGGGAAGGAGCAGAAAAGGGAAGGGCTTGGGCTGAGTAAGAAGGACAATTAAATGTTGAAGGTGATTTGGAAGAAGTTGGAtttctataataatttataataaattcttattcgcTTATGCCGTGAAGGGGACTAGAGATTAATTTGAGTGGGAGAACTCCGGAAGACCTTGAAACTTGCAGGGAGCCTCGTCTCCAGGGGCAGAGTCTGCTTGAAGGAGAGAAAGTCGCAAGATGAGGAGCAGGATTATGAGAACGAATTTAGGAGAATGTAGTGGGCAAGGCAAGGTGAATAAGGTCAGTAACATAACCTGTAAGTCAGATTGGCCGAATAATGAGAGATTGgagttaaaaacaaaaggagagatgGACTTGTGAAGTGGTTGAGATGAAGGGAGAGAACTTGTTCTATCAATTTAAGAGGTAATGATCTTAGAGATTTAGGAGGGGGGAGGCAAGCCATAGTGGACCCAACAAGGTGGAGAGTCTAGGAGCAGTTTGGGGTGctccctcccccatttctctGCCAGCCTCAGTCTTCGGGAGGCTCCTGGGCTCCCTCCCAGAGGCCCACTGAGAGGTCAGGTCAGAGCCTCCACCTAAATGAGGAGACCTGGGGCCCTGAAGTGGGCCCAAAATGTCAGCTTTGGGGGAAGTCCCAGGTCCCACCAGCCCCGTCCTGGAGGGAGTCGGGAGCAGAGAGGCCCTTCACACACCCAGGGAAGGCCTCTGGGGGGTGCCCTGAGTCTGCCCTGcagccccacccccacctcagTGGGAGCAGAGGGTGGCCATGGGGGCAGATTGCCTGGAGAGCAGTAGCTGCAGCCCATCCTCCACCCGATGGAGTGTCCAGAGGGACTTGGCTTTCTCCAGAGGACAGGAGGGTAAGAGAAATTCTCTGGAGAAATCCGGAGGGCAAGAGGCAGATAAGAGACGGGAAGTGGGCGGGGGCCGAGACCGTCAGAGGTCACGGAGCAGAAGGAAAGGCCCTCTTGCCCCATTTCAAAATGtgcatttttctctgttttgtttttatcggtggatgaaatgataaaagaataaaaaacggACGTGAGATGGGCCTTTCAGAAAGTAC
Encoded here:
- the THAP4 gene encoding THAP domain-containing protein 4 isoform X2, coding for MTSSTESTGPETPKMNPVIEPLSWMLGTWLSDPPGDGIYPTLEPFHYLEEVHITHVGQPMLNFSFNAFHPDTKKPMHRECGFIRLKPDSNKVAFVSAQNTGIVEVEEGEVNGQELCIASHSIARISFAAEPRVEQIMRTFRLNAEGRLEQTVSMATTTQPMTQHLHITYKKVTP